In a genomic window of Rhinopithecus roxellana isolate Shanxi Qingling chromosome 2, ASM756505v1, whole genome shotgun sequence:
- the EPGN gene encoding epigen isoform X2, translating into MALEVPISVYLLFNAMTALTEEASVTVTPPITAQQADNLEGPIALKFSHLCLEDHNSYCINGACAFHHELEKAICRCFTGYTGERCEHLTLTSYAVDSYEKYIAIGIGVGLLLSGFLVIFYCYIRKRCLKLKSPYNVCSGERRPL; encoded by the exons ATGGCTTTGGAAGTTCCAATATCAGTCTATCTTTTATTCAACG CAATGACAGCACTGACTGAAGAGGCATCCGTGACTGTAACACCTCCAATCACAGCCCAGCAAG CTGACAACTTGGAAGGACCCATAGCCTTGAAGTTCTCACACCTTTGCCTGGAAGATCATAACAGTTACTGCATCAATGGTGCTTGTGCATTCCACCATGAGCTAGAGAAAGCCATCTGCAG gtgttttactggttATACTGGAGAAAGGTGTGAGCACTTGACTTTAACTTCATATGCTGTGGATTCTTATGAAAAATACATTGCAATTGGGATTGGTGTTGGATTACTATTAAGtggttttcttgttattttttactGCTATATAAGAAAAAg GTGTCTAAAATTGAAATCACCTTACAATGTCTGTTCTGGAGAAAGACGACCGCTGTGA
- the EPGN gene encoding epigen isoform X1: MALEVPISVYLLFNAMTALTEEASVTVTPPITAQQGNWTVNKTEADNLEGPIALKFSHLCLEDHNSYCINGACAFHHELEKAICRCFTGYTGERCEHLTLTSYAVDSYEKYIAIGIGVGLLLSGFLVIFYCYIRKRCLKLKSPYNVCSGERRPL, from the exons ATGGCTTTGGAAGTTCCAATATCAGTCTATCTTTTATTCAACG CAATGACAGCACTGACTGAAGAGGCATCCGTGACTGTAACACCTCCAATCACAGCCCAGCAAGGTAACTGGACAGTTAACAAAACAGAAG CTGACAACTTGGAAGGACCCATAGCCTTGAAGTTCTCACACCTTTGCCTGGAAGATCATAACAGTTACTGCATCAATGGTGCTTGTGCATTCCACCATGAGCTAGAGAAAGCCATCTGCAG gtgttttactggttATACTGGAGAAAGGTGTGAGCACTTGACTTTAACTTCATATGCTGTGGATTCTTATGAAAAATACATTGCAATTGGGATTGGTGTTGGATTACTATTAAGtggttttcttgttattttttactGCTATATAAGAAAAAg GTGTCTAAAATTGAAATCACCTTACAATGTCTGTTCTGGAGAAAGACGACCGCTGTGA